The stretch of DNA TCTGTTGAATCTGAAGAAGAACAGTGAGAAACAAACTGGGAATAGAAACGCAAGCACGAAGTTCTTCGCCACTGATCGGCCTAACGCCAATGGCAAACCCAGATCAGTCCCAGGGCTTACTAAGACTAAATTTGGTTCGTTCGGACGTTGCACAGGAGTTATACTTTGACACTGAACCACTCGCAAGCCCATTATGTACTTGCCAGGAGTGGCGCCTCCGATGTATCCATAAACACCGTGTTGAAGCCAAAAGGCCTGAaatgttttaagaaaaaaaaatatcatgaagtgattatttttgcaaaaagcttgagatatctatttaaaaagtacaaaCCTCGAAAATGCAAACTATTACACGATGAATTATTTCCAAGATTAAAATTCCATAAGTCATCTCTAGAGCCATCTTATAATCAATACGCAAATTTGTTTGCAATAGATCTAAATCTTCGAGGTCTCTGAAAAAGTACAAATCATTATGAAAGATTGCATCGAGGtattatagaataaaacatataaaaaaaataaataatctttaaattaaaaaaaatatttttaaaaaaaggtagaAAATGCAATGAAAAGAACATACATAAAGTCGAAAACATCGATCGCGATAAAGGTAATGGAGAACTTCAAGAGAAACAGCATCGTCGAATCTATTACTTCTGCGACAAATCTTTTCCAAATCGAAGGAATACGATATTCGTAACCTAAAATAGATGAATTTAAAAAGGaccatttttatatacaatactctgttatctttatttaaataaagttaaaagattCAATTTCTAACCGTCAGTTCCTGGAGGTTGATAGGGTCCTGTGGGTTGTTCCTGGAGCCTCCTTTGCCTTCCCGAATCGTTTTGTCTGTCTACATTTTCAATTACTACTCCTTGTCTATTCAGCACAGTTGGTGTTTCACTTGGTTGGAAAGATGTTGAAGCTGAAATAATGTCTTCCATTAAAAGGCAGTCTAATCTTCGAATTAGAACTacgtattaatataaaaatcataacatatcttaataaattgaaaaaagttacGAATAGATTTCACAAATTGTtctcataaagaaaaatttaatttttcgtactttgtttatattattatataaaaatattgtaaattttattgtatttagtttgcatttatttatttatctttattttgtacatttatttctataatatcaTGCTTGttaaattctgttttaattttatgtaaaacataaaattaataaaactgtatgatttttaaaaagaaacaataatttttaatttccgagagtttatcttttaaaatgattCGCGCTCGTCATACCGGGTGTCGTTGAATTTGCAATGTGACCCGACATCACATAATAAGGAAACATCGCCGCAACACTTTGCCAAGCATACGCCTCGCGAAGCCATTCCTCtagctttttaaaatattgtgatcTTTCTTCCGCcggatttaatttattttccgaAATCTCCTCCGATATACTATCGTTGTTGTCGTCTGCCATTTTGAGTTCTTGTCGTACCtgcaaaaaaaacaaattagtttgagaattatttaagTCCTCATAGTTGTCGATGTCATTTACTGTTCCAAATTTCTCGCCTCTTTCATTTAATGCAATGACAAGATGTAACAATTGTCGTATAGCGATTGTCACAATTATCACTTTACCGATTTAGCTTTTACTGATTGTGAGATCAGTTGACAAACATGACTGTGAGATGTGCCGAAAGAGAATAAATAACTACACTGCTAACATCACTTAACGAGAATGAGAGTAAACTACTTTCAATACCTCTGTCGTAATCAGTCACTGCGCATTTACGCCCGTAATACATAAACGTGCTAACTATCGCCCATCACTGACGTG from Linepithema humile isolate Giens D197 chromosome 2, Lhum_UNIL_v1.0, whole genome shotgun sequence encodes:
- the LOC105674846 gene encoding protein FAM8A1 isoform X2, which codes for MADDNNDSISEEISENKLNPAEERSQYFKKLEEWLREAYAWQSVAAMFPYYVMSGHIANSTTPASTSFQPSETPTVLNRQGVVIENVDRQNDSGRQRRLQEQPTGPYQPPGTDGYEYRIPSIWKRFVAEVIDSTMLFLLKFSITFIAIDVFDFIDLEDLDLLQTNLRIDYKMALEMTYGILILEIIHRVIVCIFEAFWLQHGVYGYIGGATPGKYIMGLRVVQCQSITPVQRPNEPNLVLVSPGTDLGLPLALGRSVAKNFVLAFLFPVCFSLFFFRFNRTGYDLICNSIVIEDPYRNTNNNRIHQQ
- the LOC105674846 gene encoding protein FAM8A1 isoform X1 produces the protein MKEVRQELKMADDNNDSISEEISENKLNPAEERSQYFKKLEEWLREAYAWQSVAAMFPYYVMSGHIANSTTPASTSFQPSETPTVLNRQGVVIENVDRQNDSGRQRRLQEQPTGPYQPPGTDGYEYRIPSIWKRFVAEVIDSTMLFLLKFSITFIAIDVFDFIDLEDLDLLQTNLRIDYKMALEMTYGILILEIIHRVIVCIFEAFWLQHGVYGYIGGATPGKYIMGLRVVQCQSITPVQRPNEPNLVLVSPGTDLGLPLALGRSVAKNFVLAFLFPVCFSLFFFRFNRTGYDLICNSIVIEDPYRNTNNNRIHQQ